The following are from one region of the Littorina saxatilis isolate snail1 linkage group LG2, US_GU_Lsax_2.0, whole genome shotgun sequence genome:
- the LOC138958482 gene encoding nucleolin-like isoform X10 has translation MPSKTASKKKGALVASPVKTKGKAAKAKEPESDSSEESSEEEVPVKVAVKAKGKAAPSKPAKAAPKKDSSDEDSDDKSSEEESSEDEKPAVKAPAKAATKKKAAAAESEEESSEEEAPPAKAQKKAAKRPAPAAEEEESSEEEESDEEEEEEEEKVTESGKRKKKGSDAETPGKKTKLDDSAAEEVVTLFIGRLNQETADSAVKKFFKKNGIKVKEVRKLDKKRFAYVDLADADDVDKAVALSGGDIDGCEATIERAKPKGSFNDSAQKTPQAGGNQFQQRDTSADDRTLFVKGLAENVDQGKLEEFFSEASEVRLPQKDGYHKGFAYVVFPDKATADSVLADKQGADLEGNALYLDHTGQKSSFKPRERSFNDNYGSRGGGGDRSKSTGERGSSNTLFVKNLSWNLDEYSLKDAFPNATTARIAKFPDTQKPKGFGFVEFGSPDDAASAFDSMQNQEIDGRQVFLDFASPGGSRGGGGGRGGFGGRGGYGDRGGRGGRGGYGDRGGRGGRGGYGDRGGRGGFRGRGGRGGFGGEPQNKKKKFDDSD, from the exons ATGCCTTCTAAGACCGCTTCAAAGAAAAAG GGAGCCCTAGTGGCCAGCCCAGTCAAGACCAAAGGCAAAGCTGCCAAGGCTAAGGAACCTGAGTCTGACAGCTCTGAGGAGTCCAGTGAGGAGGAG GTCCCAGTAAAGGTTGCAGTAAAGGCAAAGGGCAAGGCTGCACCCTCAAAGCCTGCCAAGGCAGCGCCTAAAAAGGACTCTTCTGATGAAGACAGCGATGACA AAAGCAGTGAAGAGGAGAGCAGCGAAGATGAAAAGCCAGCTGTGAAAG CTCCAGCCAAGGCAGCTACCAAGAAAAaggcagcagcagcag AGAGTGAAGAAGAATCCAGTGAAGAGGAGGCTCCACCTGCTAAAGCACAAA AAAAGGCCGCCAAAAGACCCGCCCCTGCTG CTGAAGAGGAAGAGTCTTCTGAGGAAGAGGAATCCgatgaagaagaggaagaggaggaagagaaagTGACTGAGAGCGGcaagagaaagaagaagggCAGTGATGCAGAAACTCCTGGCAAGAAGACCAAGCTCGACGACAGCGCCGCTGAAG aagTGGTAACCCTGTTCATTGGGCGCCTCAACCAGGAGACTGCAGATTCAGCCGTGAAGAAATTCTTCAAGAAGAATGGCATCAAAGTCAAAGAAGTCCGCAAGCTGGATAAAAAGAG GTTTGCATACGTTGaccttgctgatgctgatgatgtcGACAAAGCTGTTGCCCTCTCTGGCGGGGACATTGATGGCTGCGAGGCGACCATTGAGCGTGCAAAGCCGAAAGGCTCGTTCAATGACTCGGCCCAGAAGACACCTCAGGCAGGAGGCAACCAGTTCCAACAGCGTGACACTTCTG CTGATGACCGCACACTGTTTGTGAAGGGTCTTGCTGAAAACGTGGATCAAGGAAAGTTGGAGGAATTTTTCTCCGAAGCATCGGAGGTCCGTTTGCCACAGAAGGACGGCTACCACAAAGG gtTTGCCTATGTGGTTTTTCCTGACAAAGCAACAGCAGACTCAGTGTTGGCCGACAAACAGGGTGCAGATCTTGAAGGAAATGCGTTGTACCTTGATCACACCGGACAAAAGAGCTCATTCAAACCCCGTGAACGTTCATTCAACGACAACTATGGCAGccgaggtggtggtggtgatcgCAGCAAGTCGACAg GAGAGCGTGGCTCCAGCAACACATTATTTGTGAAGAACCTCAGTTGGAACCTCGATGAGTACAGTTTGAAGGATGCCTTCCCCAATGCCACAACTGCACGCATTGCTAAATTCCCAGACACACAGAAGCCTAAAGG GTTTGGGTTTGTGGAGTTTGGTTCTCCAGATGATGCTGCCAGTGCCTTTGATTCCATGCAGAACCAGGAAATTGACGGCAGACAGGTGTTCCTTGACTTTGCCTCCCCTG GTGGTAGTCGCGGTGGAGGCGGAGGCCGTGGTGGGTTTGGAGGCCGTGGTGGCTATGGCGACCGTGGAGGCAGAGGTGGTCGCGGGGGCTATGGTGACCGTGGAGGTAGAGGTGGTCGCGGTGGTTATGGTGACCGTGGAGGCCGAGGGGGATTCCGTGGCCGAGGAGGCAGAG GTGGCTTCGGAGGAGAACcacagaacaagaaaaagaaatttgACGACAGTGACTAA
- the LOC138958482 gene encoding nucleolin-like isoform X7: MPSKTASKKKGALVASPVKTKGKAAKAKEPESDSSEESSEEEVPVKVAVKAKGKAAPSKPAKAAPKKDSSDEDSDDKSSEEESSEDEKPAVKAPAKAATKKKAAAAEESSEESDSDDSEDEKPAKKAAPAKKAAPAKKAPAKIAKAAPAKKAPAKKEESSDDDSDEEDSEEEEKPAAKKGKQAAKAAPSKKAAKAEDSESESEEESSEEEAPPAKAQKKAAKRPAPAAEEEESSEEEESDEEEEEEEEKVTESGKRKKKGSDAETPGKKTKLDDSAAEEVVTLFIGRLNQETADSAVKKFFKKNGIKVKEVRKLDKKRFAYVDLADADDVDKAVALSGGDIDGCEATIERAKPKGSFNDSAQKTPQAGGNQFQQRDTSADDRTLFVKGLAENVDQGKLEEFFSEASEVRLPQKDGYHKGFAYVVFPDKATADSVLADKQGADLEGNALYLDHTGQKSSFKPRERSFNDNYGSRGGGGDRSKSTGERGSSNTLFVKNLSWNLDEYSLKDAFPNATTARIAKFPDTQKPKGFGFVEFGSPDDAASAFDSMQNQEIDGRQVFLDFASPGGSRGGGGGRGGFGGRGGYGDRGGRGGRGGYGDRGGRGGRGGYGDRGGRGGFRGRGGRGGFGGEPQNKKKKFDDSD; the protein is encoded by the exons ATGCCTTCTAAGACCGCTTCAAAGAAAAAG GGAGCCCTAGTGGCCAGCCCAGTCAAGACCAAAGGCAAAGCTGCCAAGGCTAAGGAACCTGAGTCTGACAGCTCTGAGGAGTCCAGTGAGGAGGAG GTCCCAGTAAAGGTTGCAGTAAAGGCAAAGGGCAAGGCTGCACCCTCAAAGCCTGCCAAGGCAGCGCCTAAAAAGGACTCTTCTGATGAAGACAGCGATGACA AAAGCAGTGAAGAGGAGAGCAGCGAAGATGAAAAGCCAGCTGTGAAAG CTCCAGCCAAGGCAGCTACCAAGAAAAaggcagcagcagcag AAGAGAGCAGTGAAGAAAGCGACAGCGATGACAGCGAAGATGAAAAACCTGCAAAGAAAGCCGCTCCTGCAAAGAAAGCCGCTCCTGCAAAGAAGGCACCAGCTAAAATCGCTAAGGCCGCGCCAGCAAAGAAAGCTCCTGCTAAAAAAGAAGAGAGCAGTGACGACGATAGTGATGAAGAAGACAGCGAGGAAGAAGAGAAACCTGCTGCTAAAAAGGGCAAACAAGCTGCCAAAGCTGCGCCATCAAAGAAGGCTGCTAAGGCTGAGGACAGTGAAAGTG AGAGTGAAGAAGAATCCAGTGAAGAGGAGGCTCCACCTGCTAAAGCACAAA AAAAGGCCGCCAAAAGACCCGCCCCTGCTG CTGAAGAGGAAGAGTCTTCTGAGGAAGAGGAATCCgatgaagaagaggaagaggaggaagagaaagTGACTGAGAGCGGcaagagaaagaagaagggCAGTGATGCAGAAACTCCTGGCAAGAAGACCAAGCTCGACGACAGCGCCGCTGAAG aagTGGTAACCCTGTTCATTGGGCGCCTCAACCAGGAGACTGCAGATTCAGCCGTGAAGAAATTCTTCAAGAAGAATGGCATCAAAGTCAAAGAAGTCCGCAAGCTGGATAAAAAGAG GTTTGCATACGTTGaccttgctgatgctgatgatgtcGACAAAGCTGTTGCCCTCTCTGGCGGGGACATTGATGGCTGCGAGGCGACCATTGAGCGTGCAAAGCCGAAAGGCTCGTTCAATGACTCGGCCCAGAAGACACCTCAGGCAGGAGGCAACCAGTTCCAACAGCGTGACACTTCTG CTGATGACCGCACACTGTTTGTGAAGGGTCTTGCTGAAAACGTGGATCAAGGAAAGTTGGAGGAATTTTTCTCCGAAGCATCGGAGGTCCGTTTGCCACAGAAGGACGGCTACCACAAAGG gtTTGCCTATGTGGTTTTTCCTGACAAAGCAACAGCAGACTCAGTGTTGGCCGACAAACAGGGTGCAGATCTTGAAGGAAATGCGTTGTACCTTGATCACACCGGACAAAAGAGCTCATTCAAACCCCGTGAACGTTCATTCAACGACAACTATGGCAGccgaggtggtggtggtgatcgCAGCAAGTCGACAg GAGAGCGTGGCTCCAGCAACACATTATTTGTGAAGAACCTCAGTTGGAACCTCGATGAGTACAGTTTGAAGGATGCCTTCCCCAATGCCACAACTGCACGCATTGCTAAATTCCCAGACACACAGAAGCCTAAAGG GTTTGGGTTTGTGGAGTTTGGTTCTCCAGATGATGCTGCCAGTGCCTTTGATTCCATGCAGAACCAGGAAATTGACGGCAGACAGGTGTTCCTTGACTTTGCCTCCCCTG GTGGTAGTCGCGGTGGAGGCGGAGGCCGTGGTGGGTTTGGAGGCCGTGGTGGCTATGGCGACCGTGGAGGCAGAGGTGGTCGCGGGGGCTATGGTGACCGTGGAGGTAGAGGTGGTCGCGGTGGTTATGGTGACCGTGGAGGCCGAGGGGGATTCCGTGGCCGAGGAGGCAGAG GTGGCTTCGGAGGAGAACcacagaacaagaaaaagaaatttgACGACAGTGACTAA
- the LOC138958482 gene encoding nucleolin-like isoform X2 gives MPSKTASKKKGALVASPVKTKGKAAKAKEPESDSSEESSEEEVPVKVAVKAKGKAAPSKPAKAAPKKDSSDEDSDDSEEDVANGKPKNGNSAAAKKESSEEESSEDEKPAVKAPAKAATKKKAAAAEESSEESDSDDSEDEKPAKKAAPAKKAAPAKKAPAKIAKAAPAKKAPAKKEESSDDDSDEEDSEEEEKPAAKKGKQAAKAAPSKKAAKAEDSESESEEESSEEEAPPAKAQKKAAKRPAPAAEEEESSEEEESDEEEEEEEEKVTESGKRKKKGSDAETPGKKTKLDDSAAEEVVTLFIGRLNQETADSAVKKFFKKNGIKVKEVRKLDKKRFAYVDLADADDVDKAVALSGGDIDGCEATIERAKPKGSFNDSAQKTPQAGGNQFQQRDTSADDRTLFVKGLAENVDQGKLEEFFSEASEVRLPQKDGYHKGFAYVVFPDKATADSVLADKQGADLEGNALYLDHTGQKSSFKPRERSFNDNYGSRGGGGDRSKSTGERGSSNTLFVKNLSWNLDEYSLKDAFPNATTARIAKFPDTQKPKGFGFVEFGSPDDAASAFDSMQNQEIDGRQVFLDFASPGGSRGGGGGRGGFGGRGGYGDRGGRGGRGGYGDRGGRGGRGGYGDRGGRGGFRGRGGRGGFGGEPQNKKKKFDDSD, from the exons ATGCCTTCTAAGACCGCTTCAAAGAAAAAG GGAGCCCTAGTGGCCAGCCCAGTCAAGACCAAAGGCAAAGCTGCCAAGGCTAAGGAACCTGAGTCTGACAGCTCTGAGGAGTCCAGTGAGGAGGAG GTCCCAGTAAAGGTTGCAGTAAAGGCAAAGGGCAAGGCTGCACCCTCAAAGCCTGCCAAGGCAGCGCCTAAAAAGGACTCTTCTGATGAAGACAGCGATGACAGTGAGGAGG ATGTTGCCAACGGGAAGCCGAAGAATGGCAATTCTGCTGCAGCAAAAAAAG AAAGCAGTGAAGAGGAGAGCAGCGAAGATGAAAAGCCAGCTGTGAAAG CTCCAGCCAAGGCAGCTACCAAGAAAAaggcagcagcagcag AAGAGAGCAGTGAAGAAAGCGACAGCGATGACAGCGAAGATGAAAAACCTGCAAAGAAAGCCGCTCCTGCAAAGAAAGCCGCTCCTGCAAAGAAGGCACCAGCTAAAATCGCTAAGGCCGCGCCAGCAAAGAAAGCTCCTGCTAAAAAAGAAGAGAGCAGTGACGACGATAGTGATGAAGAAGACAGCGAGGAAGAAGAGAAACCTGCTGCTAAAAAGGGCAAACAAGCTGCCAAAGCTGCGCCATCAAAGAAGGCTGCTAAGGCTGAGGACAGTGAAAGTG AGAGTGAAGAAGAATCCAGTGAAGAGGAGGCTCCACCTGCTAAAGCACAAA AAAAGGCCGCCAAAAGACCCGCCCCTGCTG CTGAAGAGGAAGAGTCTTCTGAGGAAGAGGAATCCgatgaagaagaggaagaggaggaagagaaagTGACTGAGAGCGGcaagagaaagaagaagggCAGTGATGCAGAAACTCCTGGCAAGAAGACCAAGCTCGACGACAGCGCCGCTGAAG aagTGGTAACCCTGTTCATTGGGCGCCTCAACCAGGAGACTGCAGATTCAGCCGTGAAGAAATTCTTCAAGAAGAATGGCATCAAAGTCAAAGAAGTCCGCAAGCTGGATAAAAAGAG GTTTGCATACGTTGaccttgctgatgctgatgatgtcGACAAAGCTGTTGCCCTCTCTGGCGGGGACATTGATGGCTGCGAGGCGACCATTGAGCGTGCAAAGCCGAAAGGCTCGTTCAATGACTCGGCCCAGAAGACACCTCAGGCAGGAGGCAACCAGTTCCAACAGCGTGACACTTCTG CTGATGACCGCACACTGTTTGTGAAGGGTCTTGCTGAAAACGTGGATCAAGGAAAGTTGGAGGAATTTTTCTCCGAAGCATCGGAGGTCCGTTTGCCACAGAAGGACGGCTACCACAAAGG gtTTGCCTATGTGGTTTTTCCTGACAAAGCAACAGCAGACTCAGTGTTGGCCGACAAACAGGGTGCAGATCTTGAAGGAAATGCGTTGTACCTTGATCACACCGGACAAAAGAGCTCATTCAAACCCCGTGAACGTTCATTCAACGACAACTATGGCAGccgaggtggtggtggtgatcgCAGCAAGTCGACAg GAGAGCGTGGCTCCAGCAACACATTATTTGTGAAGAACCTCAGTTGGAACCTCGATGAGTACAGTTTGAAGGATGCCTTCCCCAATGCCACAACTGCACGCATTGCTAAATTCCCAGACACACAGAAGCCTAAAGG GTTTGGGTTTGTGGAGTTTGGTTCTCCAGATGATGCTGCCAGTGCCTTTGATTCCATGCAGAACCAGGAAATTGACGGCAGACAGGTGTTCCTTGACTTTGCCTCCCCTG GTGGTAGTCGCGGTGGAGGCGGAGGCCGTGGTGGGTTTGGAGGCCGTGGTGGCTATGGCGACCGTGGAGGCAGAGGTGGTCGCGGGGGCTATGGTGACCGTGGAGGTAGAGGTGGTCGCGGTGGTTATGGTGACCGTGGAGGCCGAGGGGGATTCCGTGGCCGAGGAGGCAGAG GTGGCTTCGGAGGAGAACcacagaacaagaaaaagaaatttgACGACAGTGACTAA
- the LOC138958482 gene encoding nucleolin-like isoform X6, giving the protein MPSKTASKKKGALVASPVKTKGKAAKAKEPESDSSEESSEEEVPVKVAVKAKGKAAPSKPAKAAPKKDSSDEDSDDKSSEEESSEDEKPAVKAPAKAATKKKAAAAAEESSEESDSDDSEDEKPAKKAAPAKKAAPAKKAPAKIAKAAPAKKAPAKKEESSDDDSDEEDSEEEEKPAAKKGKQAAKAAPSKKAAKAEDSESESEEESSEEEAPPAKAQKKAAKRPAPAAEEEESSEEEESDEEEEEEEEKVTESGKRKKKGSDAETPGKKTKLDDSAAEEVVTLFIGRLNQETADSAVKKFFKKNGIKVKEVRKLDKKRFAYVDLADADDVDKAVALSGGDIDGCEATIERAKPKGSFNDSAQKTPQAGGNQFQQRDTSADDRTLFVKGLAENVDQGKLEEFFSEASEVRLPQKDGYHKGFAYVVFPDKATADSVLADKQGADLEGNALYLDHTGQKSSFKPRERSFNDNYGSRGGGGDRSKSTGERGSSNTLFVKNLSWNLDEYSLKDAFPNATTARIAKFPDTQKPKGFGFVEFGSPDDAASAFDSMQNQEIDGRQVFLDFASPGGSRGGGGGRGGFGGRGGYGDRGGRGGRGGYGDRGGRGGRGGYGDRGGRGGFRGRGGRGGFGGEPQNKKKKFDDSD; this is encoded by the exons ATGCCTTCTAAGACCGCTTCAAAGAAAAAG GGAGCCCTAGTGGCCAGCCCAGTCAAGACCAAAGGCAAAGCTGCCAAGGCTAAGGAACCTGAGTCTGACAGCTCTGAGGAGTCCAGTGAGGAGGAG GTCCCAGTAAAGGTTGCAGTAAAGGCAAAGGGCAAGGCTGCACCCTCAAAGCCTGCCAAGGCAGCGCCTAAAAAGGACTCTTCTGATGAAGACAGCGATGACA AAAGCAGTGAAGAGGAGAGCAGCGAAGATGAAAAGCCAGCTGTGAAAG CTCCAGCCAAGGCAGCTACCAAGAAAAaggcagcagcagcag CAGAAGAGAGCAGTGAAGAAAGCGACAGCGATGACAGCGAAGATGAAAAACCTGCAAAGAAAGCCGCTCCTGCAAAGAAAGCCGCTCCTGCAAAGAAGGCACCAGCTAAAATCGCTAAGGCCGCGCCAGCAAAGAAAGCTCCTGCTAAAAAAGAAGAGAGCAGTGACGACGATAGTGATGAAGAAGACAGCGAGGAAGAAGAGAAACCTGCTGCTAAAAAGGGCAAACAAGCTGCCAAAGCTGCGCCATCAAAGAAGGCTGCTAAGGCTGAGGACAGTGAAAGTG AGAGTGAAGAAGAATCCAGTGAAGAGGAGGCTCCACCTGCTAAAGCACAAA AAAAGGCCGCCAAAAGACCCGCCCCTGCTG CTGAAGAGGAAGAGTCTTCTGAGGAAGAGGAATCCgatgaagaagaggaagaggaggaagagaaagTGACTGAGAGCGGcaagagaaagaagaagggCAGTGATGCAGAAACTCCTGGCAAGAAGACCAAGCTCGACGACAGCGCCGCTGAAG aagTGGTAACCCTGTTCATTGGGCGCCTCAACCAGGAGACTGCAGATTCAGCCGTGAAGAAATTCTTCAAGAAGAATGGCATCAAAGTCAAAGAAGTCCGCAAGCTGGATAAAAAGAG GTTTGCATACGTTGaccttgctgatgctgatgatgtcGACAAAGCTGTTGCCCTCTCTGGCGGGGACATTGATGGCTGCGAGGCGACCATTGAGCGTGCAAAGCCGAAAGGCTCGTTCAATGACTCGGCCCAGAAGACACCTCAGGCAGGAGGCAACCAGTTCCAACAGCGTGACACTTCTG CTGATGACCGCACACTGTTTGTGAAGGGTCTTGCTGAAAACGTGGATCAAGGAAAGTTGGAGGAATTTTTCTCCGAAGCATCGGAGGTCCGTTTGCCACAGAAGGACGGCTACCACAAAGG gtTTGCCTATGTGGTTTTTCCTGACAAAGCAACAGCAGACTCAGTGTTGGCCGACAAACAGGGTGCAGATCTTGAAGGAAATGCGTTGTACCTTGATCACACCGGACAAAAGAGCTCATTCAAACCCCGTGAACGTTCATTCAACGACAACTATGGCAGccgaggtggtggtggtgatcgCAGCAAGTCGACAg GAGAGCGTGGCTCCAGCAACACATTATTTGTGAAGAACCTCAGTTGGAACCTCGATGAGTACAGTTTGAAGGATGCCTTCCCCAATGCCACAACTGCACGCATTGCTAAATTCCCAGACACACAGAAGCCTAAAGG GTTTGGGTTTGTGGAGTTTGGTTCTCCAGATGATGCTGCCAGTGCCTTTGATTCCATGCAGAACCAGGAAATTGACGGCAGACAGGTGTTCCTTGACTTTGCCTCCCCTG GTGGTAGTCGCGGTGGAGGCGGAGGCCGTGGTGGGTTTGGAGGCCGTGGTGGCTATGGCGACCGTGGAGGCAGAGGTGGTCGCGGGGGCTATGGTGACCGTGGAGGTAGAGGTGGTCGCGGTGGTTATGGTGACCGTGGAGGCCGAGGGGGATTCCGTGGCCGAGGAGGCAGAG GTGGCTTCGGAGGAGAACcacagaacaagaaaaagaaatttgACGACAGTGACTAA
- the LOC138958482 gene encoding nucleolin-like isoform X5 — MPSKTASKKKGALVASPVKTKGKAAKAKEPESDSSEESSEEEVPVKVAVKAKGKAAPSKPAKAAPKKDSSDEDSDDSEEESSEEESSEDEKPAVKAPAKAATKKKAAAAEESSEESDSDDSEDEKPAKKAAPAKKAAPAKKAPAKIAKAAPAKKAPAKKEESSDDDSDEEDSEEEEKPAAKKGKQAAKAAPSKKAAKAEDSESESEEESSEEEAPPAKAQKKAAKRPAPAAEEEESSEEEESDEEEEEEEEKVTESGKRKKKGSDAETPGKKTKLDDSAAEEVVTLFIGRLNQETADSAVKKFFKKNGIKVKEVRKLDKKRFAYVDLADADDVDKAVALSGGDIDGCEATIERAKPKGSFNDSAQKTPQAGGNQFQQRDTSADDRTLFVKGLAENVDQGKLEEFFSEASEVRLPQKDGYHKGFAYVVFPDKATADSVLADKQGADLEGNALYLDHTGQKSSFKPRERSFNDNYGSRGGGGDRSKSTGERGSSNTLFVKNLSWNLDEYSLKDAFPNATTARIAKFPDTQKPKGFGFVEFGSPDDAASAFDSMQNQEIDGRQVFLDFASPGGSRGGGGGRGGFGGRGGYGDRGGRGGRGGYGDRGGRGGRGGYGDRGGRGGFRGRGGRGGFGGEPQNKKKKFDDSD; from the exons ATGCCTTCTAAGACCGCTTCAAAGAAAAAG GGAGCCCTAGTGGCCAGCCCAGTCAAGACCAAAGGCAAAGCTGCCAAGGCTAAGGAACCTGAGTCTGACAGCTCTGAGGAGTCCAGTGAGGAGGAG GTCCCAGTAAAGGTTGCAGTAAAGGCAAAGGGCAAGGCTGCACCCTCAAAGCCTGCCAAGGCAGCGCCTAAAAAGGACTCTTCTGATGAAGACAGCGATGACAGTGAGGAGG AAAGCAGTGAAGAGGAGAGCAGCGAAGATGAAAAGCCAGCTGTGAAAG CTCCAGCCAAGGCAGCTACCAAGAAAAaggcagcagcagcag AAGAGAGCAGTGAAGAAAGCGACAGCGATGACAGCGAAGATGAAAAACCTGCAAAGAAAGCCGCTCCTGCAAAGAAAGCCGCTCCTGCAAAGAAGGCACCAGCTAAAATCGCTAAGGCCGCGCCAGCAAAGAAAGCTCCTGCTAAAAAAGAAGAGAGCAGTGACGACGATAGTGATGAAGAAGACAGCGAGGAAGAAGAGAAACCTGCTGCTAAAAAGGGCAAACAAGCTGCCAAAGCTGCGCCATCAAAGAAGGCTGCTAAGGCTGAGGACAGTGAAAGTG AGAGTGAAGAAGAATCCAGTGAAGAGGAGGCTCCACCTGCTAAAGCACAAA AAAAGGCCGCCAAAAGACCCGCCCCTGCTG CTGAAGAGGAAGAGTCTTCTGAGGAAGAGGAATCCgatgaagaagaggaagaggaggaagagaaagTGACTGAGAGCGGcaagagaaagaagaagggCAGTGATGCAGAAACTCCTGGCAAGAAGACCAAGCTCGACGACAGCGCCGCTGAAG aagTGGTAACCCTGTTCATTGGGCGCCTCAACCAGGAGACTGCAGATTCAGCCGTGAAGAAATTCTTCAAGAAGAATGGCATCAAAGTCAAAGAAGTCCGCAAGCTGGATAAAAAGAG GTTTGCATACGTTGaccttgctgatgctgatgatgtcGACAAAGCTGTTGCCCTCTCTGGCGGGGACATTGATGGCTGCGAGGCGACCATTGAGCGTGCAAAGCCGAAAGGCTCGTTCAATGACTCGGCCCAGAAGACACCTCAGGCAGGAGGCAACCAGTTCCAACAGCGTGACACTTCTG CTGATGACCGCACACTGTTTGTGAAGGGTCTTGCTGAAAACGTGGATCAAGGAAAGTTGGAGGAATTTTTCTCCGAAGCATCGGAGGTCCGTTTGCCACAGAAGGACGGCTACCACAAAGG gtTTGCCTATGTGGTTTTTCCTGACAAAGCAACAGCAGACTCAGTGTTGGCCGACAAACAGGGTGCAGATCTTGAAGGAAATGCGTTGTACCTTGATCACACCGGACAAAAGAGCTCATTCAAACCCCGTGAACGTTCATTCAACGACAACTATGGCAGccgaggtggtggtggtgatcgCAGCAAGTCGACAg GAGAGCGTGGCTCCAGCAACACATTATTTGTGAAGAACCTCAGTTGGAACCTCGATGAGTACAGTTTGAAGGATGCCTTCCCCAATGCCACAACTGCACGCATTGCTAAATTCCCAGACACACAGAAGCCTAAAGG GTTTGGGTTTGTGGAGTTTGGTTCTCCAGATGATGCTGCCAGTGCCTTTGATTCCATGCAGAACCAGGAAATTGACGGCAGACAGGTGTTCCTTGACTTTGCCTCCCCTG GTGGTAGTCGCGGTGGAGGCGGAGGCCGTGGTGGGTTTGGAGGCCGTGGTGGCTATGGCGACCGTGGAGGCAGAGGTGGTCGCGGGGGCTATGGTGACCGTGGAGGTAGAGGTGGTCGCGGTGGTTATGGTGACCGTGGAGGCCGAGGGGGATTCCGTGGCCGAGGAGGCAGAG GTGGCTTCGGAGGAGAACcacagaacaagaaaaagaaatttgACGACAGTGACTAA